A window of the Lactuca sativa cultivar Salinas chromosome 7, Lsat_Salinas_v11, whole genome shotgun sequence genome harbors these coding sequences:
- the LOC128127200 gene encoding uncharacterized protein LOC128127200, with amino-acid sequence MAPPARLNQLQMEQVRNIVAEEFNNAFNELIPGVTNDIINQVKALLDERLAAIPGGALSAPPVRDSAYYFEKFNKCSPPLWNGESDPVAAKHWVSYVEGAFMTVGCPDQYKVVIAMNQLRKRGKTWWNTITALLNEEEVRAMSWAQFVERFEAQYVPKVEQQRMQQEFMALQQTTESVSDLNAKFLEMLSFCPSFAGNEAWLVSQYTTILRTEIREFVSMQEFPTLSAIMDAARRREIELQTQTKRKANDTSSKTSGDAQKKQKQGGKSRYEYRPSSSQGEKNPLICYNCKKPGHHWKNCRAPPASAVPQITSAAPVCYHCNETGHKKPECPKLKAGKGSGGTNPAIASSSKGPTMVTRGRAHQMTADEPVITATVAGTYLLDSEPAVVMFDSGATHSFVSRTFINRLGCSIGKLARPMVVEVADNRTIYVTDVFRGCTLEFSGVEFPIDLIPIAMRELCVIVGMDWLDAFDAEIHCRKKQVRVRNPRGGELIIQGDIPRLAMASCSSAIALDDVPIISDFSDVFPEELPGLPPVRNNIHLVVIHTPVFP; translated from the exons ATGGCTCCGCCTGCTCGCcttaatcagctccaaatggAGCAAGTTAGGAATATTGTCGCTGAGGAATTCAATAACGCTTTCAATGAATTAATCCCGGGCGTGACTAATGACATAATCAACCAGGTCAAAGCTCTTCTGGATGAGCGCCTCGCAGCTATTCCCGGGGGAGCGTTATCGGCTCCGCCCGTTCGGGATTCGGCATACTACTTCGAGAAGTTCAACAAGTGTAGCCCTCCTCTTTGGAATGGTGAATCCGACCCAGTTGCTGCTAAGCATTGGGTGTCATATGTTGAGGGCGCCTTCATGACTGTTGGGTGTCCGGACCAGTACAAAGTTGTGATTGCCATGAATCAGCTGCGAAAAAGGGGAAAGACATGGTGGAACACCATCACCGCTCTATTAAACGAGGAAGAAGTGAGGGCcatgtcttgggcccaatttgtggaGAGGTTCGAGGCACAATATGTGCCCAAGGTGGAGCAGCAGCGGATGCAGCAAGAATTCATGGCCTTACAGCAAACTACCGAGTCTGTTAGCGACCTGAACGCCAAGTTCTTGGAGATGCTATCTTTTTGTCCCTCATTTGCTGGGAACGAGGCCTGGTTGGTCAGCCAATACACTACCATTCTACGTACCGAGATTCGGGAATTCGTTAGCATGCAGGAGTTCCCGACTTTATCCGCGATCATGGATGCAGCGAggaggagggaaatcgagttgcagACCCAGACCAAGAGGAAGGCCAATGACACCTCCTCCAAGACATCCGGAGATGCCCAGAAAAAGCAAAAGCAGGGTGGTAAGTCAAGGTATGAGTACAGGCCGTCTTCAAGTCAGGGCGAGAAAAATCCGTTGATATGCTACAACTGTAAAAAGCCAGGGCATCATTGGAAGAATTGTAGGGCTCCCCCTGCGAGTGCAGTTCCTCAGATTACTTCTGCTGCTCCCGTCTGCTATCACTGCAACGAGACGGGACACAAGAAGCCCGAATGTCCGAAGTTGAAGGCTGGTAAAGGAAGCGGGGGTACAAATCCTGCAATTGCATCGTCTTCTAAGGGACCCACTATGGTGACACGAGGTCGTGCTCACCAGATGACTGCGGATGAGCCGGTGATTACCGCGACAGTGGCag GCACTTATTTGCTAGATTCCGAGCCTGctgttgttatgtttgatagcgGTGCTACCCATTCTTTTGTATCTCGCACGTTTATTAATCGTCTGGGGTGTAGTATCGGAAAATTGGCTCGCCCAATGGTTGTCGAAGTTGCCGACAACCGCACTATTTATGTCACCGATGTCTTTCGGGGTTGCACTCTCGAGTTTTCTGGAGTTGAATTCCCTATTGATCTTATCCCTATTGCGATGCGAGAGCTCTGcgttatcgtaggcatggattggcttgatGCGTTTGATGCGGAAATCCACTGTCGTAAGAAGCAAGTTCGTGTTCGAAACCCTAGAGGTGGAGAACTTATTATTCAGGGGGACATTCCCCGCCTGGCTATGGCTTCTTGCTCTTCTGCTATAGCACTAGACGACGTTCCTATCATTTCTGACTTCAGCGACGTCTTTCCGGAGGAACTCCCTGGCTTGCCACCTGttcg